In the genome of Pseudomonas sp. HS6, one region contains:
- the cyoB gene encoding cytochrome o ubiquinol oxidase subunit I has product MFGKLSWEAIPFHEPIVMITISMIALGGLALFAAITYFKKWTYLWTEWLTSVDHKKIGVMYIIVAMVMLLRGFADAIMMRTQLAMATEGSPGYLPPEHYDQIFTAHGVIMIIFMAMPFFTGLMNLAVPLQIGARDVAFPFLNSLSFWLLVSGVVLINLSLGVGEFAKTGWVAYPPLSGLQYSPGVGMDYYIWALQLSGLGTTLTGVNFLATVLKMRTPGMKLMDMPIFTWTCTWANVLIVASFPILTATLALLTLDRYMDFHIFTNELGGNPMMYVNLFWAWGHPEVYILILPAFGIFSEVISAFTGKKLFGHHSMIYASGAISVLGFMVWLHHFFTMGSGASVNAFFGLATMLISIPTGVKLFNWLFTIYQGRLRFTSQVLWTLGFMVTFAIGGMTGVLLAIPGADFVLHNSLFVIAHFHNVIIGGAVFGYIAGFGFYFPKAFGFKLHEGWGKAAFWFWISGFFVAFMPLYALGFMGMTRRLNATTNPEWVPYLYVAMFGAVMIAVGIACQLIQLYVSVRDRNKPENMCEHGDPWNAHTLEWSTSSPPPFYNFAVLPKADCIDPFTEAKENGTAYQAPAKYEPIHMPNNTATGVVMGALLTVFGFAMIWHIWWLAIASLAGTVIYFVIHAARDDQGYMVPVETIERIEAEQHKRLVAAGKIPASATRVETKLEQA; this is encoded by the coding sequence ATGTTTGGTAAATTAAGTTGGGAAGCGATCCCTTTCCACGAGCCGATCGTGATGATAACCATCTCGATGATCGCGCTCGGTGGTCTGGCGTTGTTCGCTGCAATCACCTACTTCAAGAAGTGGACCTACTTGTGGACCGAGTGGCTGACGTCGGTCGACCACAAGAAAATCGGTGTGATGTACATCATCGTTGCCATGGTCATGCTGCTGCGTGGCTTTGCCGACGCCATCATGATGCGTACCCAGCTGGCCATGGCCACCGAGGGTTCGCCTGGCTACCTGCCGCCTGAACACTATGACCAGATCTTCACCGCTCACGGTGTGATCATGATCATCTTCATGGCGATGCCATTCTTCACCGGCCTGATGAACCTTGCAGTGCCGCTGCAGATCGGCGCGCGTGACGTTGCTTTCCCGTTCCTGAACTCCCTGAGCTTCTGGCTGCTGGTTTCCGGCGTTGTGCTGATCAACCTGTCCCTGGGCGTCGGCGAATTCGCCAAGACCGGCTGGGTTGCCTATCCACCGCTGTCGGGTCTGCAATACAGCCCTGGCGTGGGGATGGACTACTACATCTGGGCGCTACAGCTATCCGGTCTGGGTACAACGCTAACGGGGGTCAACTTCCTCGCTACCGTGCTGAAAATGCGTACCCCTGGCATGAAACTGATGGACATGCCGATCTTCACCTGGACCTGCACCTGGGCAAACGTTCTGATCGTGGCTTCGTTCCCGATCCTGACCGCTACCCTGGCACTGCTGACCCTTGACCGTTACATGGATTTCCACATTTTCACCAATGAACTTGGTGGCAATCCAATGATGTACGTCAACCTGTTCTGGGCATGGGGCCACCCTGAGGTATACATCCTGATCCTGCCGGCCTTCGGCATTTTCTCGGAAGTCATCTCGGCCTTCACCGGCAAGAAACTGTTCGGCCACCACTCGATGATCTACGCTTCGGGCGCGATCTCGGTACTGGGCTTCATGGTTTGGCTGCACCACTTCTTCACCATGGGTTCGGGTGCCAGCGTCAACGCCTTCTTCGGTCTGGCGACGATGCTGATTTCCATCCCGACGGGTGTGAAACTGTTCAACTGGCTGTTCACTATCTACCAGGGCCGTCTGCGCTTCACCAGCCAGGTTCTGTGGACCCTGGGCTTCATGGTGACCTTCGCCATCGGCGGCATGACCGGCGTACTGCTGGCCATCCCGGGTGCTGACTTCGTTCTGCACAACAGCCTGTTCGTGATCGCTCACTTCCACAACGTGATCATCGGCGGCGCGGTATTCGGTTACATCGCAGGCTTCGGCTTCTACTTCCCGAAAGCGTTCGGCTTCAAGCTGCACGAAGGCTGGGGTAAAGCAGCGTTCTGGTTCTGGATCTCGGGCTTCTTCGTCGCGTTCATGCCGCTCTATGCACTGGGCTTCATGGGCATGACCCGTCGTCTGAACGCCACCACCAACCCTGAGTGGGTACCGTACCTGTACGTTGCCATGTTCGGTGCGGTGATGATCGCTGTCGGTATCGCCTGCCAGCTGATCCAGCTGTACGTATCGGTGCGTGACCGCAACAAGCCAGAAAACATGTGCGAACACGGTGACCCGTGGAATGCCCATACCCTGGAATGGTCGACCTCGTCGCCACCTCCGTTCTACAACTTCGCTGTACTGCCGAAAGCAGACTGCATCGATCCGTTCACCGAGGCCAAGGAAAACGGTACCGCGTACCAGGCTCCAGCCAAGTACGAACCGATCCACATGCCGAACAACACCGCCACTGGCGTGGTGATGGGCGCACTGCTGACCGTATTCGGTTTCGCGATGATCTGGCACATCTGGTGGTTGGCGATCGCCAGCCTGGCCGGCACTGTCATCTACTTCGTGATCCACGCTGCACGTGACGACCAGGGCTACATGGTTCCGGTTGAAACGATCGAGCGCATCGAAGCCGAGCAGCACAAGCGTCTGGTAGCGGCCGGGAAGATCCCTGCTTCCGCAACCCGTGTTGAAACCAAGTTGGAACAGGCTTAA